From a region of the Dermatophagoides farinae isolate YC_2012a chromosome 3, ASM2471394v1, whole genome shotgun sequence genome:
- the LOC124494420 gene encoding uncharacterized protein LOC124494420 isoform X6, which translates to MMNKHRNFVREDRRQRQVDDNGNSSVKNHLNLRQQRSISSTKPTITTTSDTDELEKLALALVAESSHHNNNDNNANPLSPSIDYPSNGRKILLKKSQADLLRQQQQNGNLNYSESNRSSSPTPYLSTNRDGVVQSRLLRFSNNQNPQPSSNTLSSSLKSDELLQRKRCLSPTSIQNNNGNENPDHHRHQIVFGISPKSSSLARYKNLIESRSETSSPIQLNFATGIDLHNLNIELENRPHDNDLTRNTISSGSSSSNIKSNNHYTTLTSNRKQNSLDDTMMATAMMMSTTNDTSLDTSHFIGKNRDSSSSGGGGGKIHAKILENIHGNYSTRRNMEEYHDNIGTDVIDTSKEKSSSTSSSSSSITTDKSSKSSYLSSLSYNVGNSSGGSNGINSSGGGGIITAKSRQFHHNPQQQPSSSLVVVDSSKTSDPLLDFVARNQEFNNNNRHHLGTSSSSSSSYHSPLNVINEDHYRKNTNDDSDNSNNNNNNKNNESSNLLTSNTIDLFIKENEKFFQSGGHRLSRSLGLIENEKDSESSLSSFDHYLNDEMKYLQTENSKMSSSSSSTTTTTTTTSTTKSSLTDDEKALLHETLKVGQLYSASSSSSSSSQSSTGSGSDSSSDNEKNSQSSSSIQQQQQKKRIIFVSKPAPKPEPKPEPKYVNGKMVFGQVHVQQRHQHHGLQKGSVAERVMLFEKCPEKTSVTKHKLTELQRNRITSPNKIGNWMKFTETQAVLPQNDTTKIGRNLKIADDLNNVVGGEDSGNNNNLQPVSSTSTTTTSASSVKSLTKNKIHHKEDEPKSPPTIASIPTFRRFSRTNSGILPGQLPRFYYPLGRPYSSNEVESQIKRIVSIFDRFPNRNVTVKEFGNVLKLCGIPVYWKEPLFRSILADAKNSSMANGSCGGSNNSIIRRSNSIDHSSNNGKNGIIANGTTMSNGSSSSKKEYITCDQFTNYWKKLISICYDDSSRFIKIMTQGRRNFIIPEDFEPLIQDVIDTHPGLLFLKEAEEFHSRYVHTVIARIYYCVDKTWSGTITLPELKKSNLLRVIHLLEEEDDINQITEYFSYEHFYVIYCKFWELDQDHDLFISKYDLSRHNDSAISSRMIDRIFSGAVTRTTTTSRGSRNNNQMSYTEFVWFLLADEDKRHPRAIEYWFRCMDLDGDGCLSFYELEYFYNEQVKRMESAGIEALPFTDCLCQMIDLISPKDPSRIMLSDLKKCRLTPIFFDTFFNLEKYLDHEQRDPFASQRDEDGVSMSDWDRYAAEEYELLVAEESAQNHNYYRAKALIHNNFIQYHQEPHVDYINHDDDADDEEDNRESDEFVDAGDGDDEDDVFESNESEEDFSTTSGDDDVDMANDGRVYLVIEPTINRLNRNLDNKFSDNHKSDESIKIDTNNNCTIDEETTSVVDKNDDDFVGNLGKEFYEYIQNEFETDHCSSRAIHFDQRSINNHNHNRPTMIVKPIKLVKLDPINSHDIVQRHSIHEQQMKTAEILKITNDNDDFF; encoded by the exons atgatgaataaacatAGGAATTTTGTACGTGAAGATCGACGACAAAGACaagttgatgataatggtaattcATCGGTCAAAAATCATCTTAACTTGAGACAACAACGTTCTATTTCGTCAACGAaaccaacaataacaacaacatctgATACagatgaattggaaaaattggcATTAGCTTTAGTGGCTGAATCTagtcatcataataataatgataataatgctaatccattatcaccatcaattgattatccATCAAATGgacgaaaaattttattaaaaaaatcacaagCTGATTTattacgacaacaacaacagaatggTAACCTAAATTATTCtgaatcaaatcgatcatcatcaccaacaccaTATCTAAGTACAAATCGTGATGGTGTTGTACAATCACGATTATTACGTTTTtcgaataatcaaaatccaCAACCGTCATCGaatacattatcatcatcattgaaatctgATGAATTATTACAACGGAAACGATGTTTATCACCGACATCGatacagaataataatggtaatgaaaatcctgatcatcatcgtcatcaaattGTATTTGGCATTAGTCCTAAATCAAGTTCACTTGCAag ATATAAAAATCTTATCGAATCACGAAGtgaaacatcatcaccaatacaattgaattttgctACCGGAATCGATTTACATAATTTAAATATTGAATTAGAAAATCGACcacatgataatgatctaACTCGTAATACCATATCATccggatcatcatcatcgaatataaaatcaaacaatcattataCAACATTGACATcgaatagaaaacaaaattctctAGATGATACAATGATGGCAACGgctatgatgatgtcgaCGACAAACGATACATCATTGGATACGAGCCATTTTATTGGCAAGAATCGtgatagtagtagtagtggtggtggtggtggtaaaatTCATGCaaaaatattggaaaatattcatggaaattattcaacaagGAGGAATATGGAGGAATATCACGACAACATTGGTACCGATGTTATTGACAcaagcaaagaaaaat CTTCTTCaacttcttcttcttcttcttcaattACCACCGACAAATCTTCTAAATCTtcttatttatcatcattatcgtatAATGTCGGCAACAGTAGTGGTGGCAGTAATGGTATTAACAGtagtggtggcggtggtatAATAACAGCAAAATCTAGACAATTTCACCAtaatccacaacaacaaccatcatcatcattagttgttgttgattcatctAAAACATCGGATCCATTGTTAGATTTTGTGGCAAGAAATCAAGagtttaataataataatcggcATCATCTTGGtacatcctcatcatcatcatcatcatatcattccCCTTTGAATGTAATAAATGAAGATCATTATCGAAAGAATACGAATGATGACAGCGacaatagcaacaacaacaacaacaacaagaataatgaatcatcaaatctactaacatcaaatacaattgatttatttataaaagaaaatgaaaaattttttcagaGTGGTGGTCATCGTTTATCAAGAAGTTTAGGTTTaattgaaaacgaaaaagattCAGAATCATCTCTATCgtcatttgatcattatttgaatgacgaaatgaaatatttacaaactgaaaattcaaaaatgtcatcatcatcatcatcaacaacaacaacaacaacaacaacatcgacgacaaaatcatcattaactgatgatgaaaaagcaTTATTACATGAAACACTTAAAGTTGGCCAATTATATagtgcatcatcatcgtcatcatcatcatcacaatcatcaacaggtTCCGGTTCAGATAGTTCATCtgataatgagaaaaattcacaatcatcatcatccatacaacaacaacaacagaaaaaacgtATAATATTTGTATCGAAACCAGCACCAAAACCTGAACCAAAACCAGAACCAAAATatgtaaatggaaaaatggtATTTGGACAGGTACATGTCCAACAGCGGCATCAACATCATGGCCTACAAAAAGGTTCGGTAGCTGAACGTGTTAtgttatttgaaaaatgtcCAGAAAAAACATCCGTAACGAAACATAAACTGACTGAATTACAACGTAATCGTATAACAAGTCCAAATAAGATTGGTAATTGGATGAAATTTACGGAAACACAAGCTGTG ttaccACAGAATGATACAACGAAAATTGGTAGAAATCTGAAAATAgctgatgatttgaataatgttgttggCGGGGAAGATtctggcaacaacaacaatcttcaACCTGtctcatcaacatcaacaacaacaacatcagcatCTTCTGTAAAATCtttgacaaaaaataaaattcatcataaagAAGATGAGCCAAAATCTCCGCCAACTATCGCATCGATACCAACATTTAGACGTTTTTCACGTACAAATTCTGGCATATTGCCCGGACAATTGCCTCGTTTCTATTATCCACTTGGACGGCCATATTCATCCAATGAAGTTGAAAGTCAAATTAAACGTATCgtatcaatttttgatcGTTTTCCAAATCGTAATGTTACGGTCAAAGAATTCGGTAATGTATTGAAATTATGTGGTATACCTGTTTATTGGAAAGAGCCATTATTTCGTTCAATATTGGCTGATGCGAAAAATAGTTCCATGGCCAATGGTAGTTGTGGTGGTAGTAATAATAGTATTATTCGtcgatcaaattcaatcgatcattcatcaaataatggCAAAAATGGTATCATAGCCAATGGAACCACAATGTCAAATGGCAGCAGTAGTAGTAAAAAAGAATACATTACTTGTGATCAATTTAcaaattattggaaaaa attaatttcaatatgTTACGATGATTCTAGTCGTTTCATAAAAATCATGACGCAAGGACGAAGAAATTTTATAATTCCTGAAGATTTTGAACCACTCATACAGGATGTAATTGATACACATCCAGGATTATTATTCCTAAAAGAAGCGgaagaatttcattcacgTTATGTGCATACGGTAATTGCAAggatttattattgtgtaGATAAAACATGGTCCGGTACGATAACATTAcctgaattgaaaaaatccaatcttTTAAGGGTGATTCATCTGCtggaagaagaagatgataTTAATCAGATAACTGAATATTTTTCCTATGAACATTTTTATGTGATATATTGTAAATTCTGGGAACTAGATCAGGATCATGATCTATTCATCAGTAAATATGATCTTTCTAGACATAATGATTCtg CCATCTCTTCACGAATGATTGATAGAATATTTAGTGGTGCTGTCACACgaaccacaacaacatctCGTGGTTcacgtaataataatcaaatgtcaTACACGGAATTTGTATGGTTTCTATTGGCCGATGAAGATAAACGTCATCCAAGAGCGATTGAATATTGGTTCCGTTGTATGGATTTGGATGGTGATGGTTGTCTTTCATTTTATGAATTAgaatatttttataatgAACAAGTTAAACGTATGGAATCTGCCGGTATCGAAGCATTACCATTTACGGATTGTCTTTGTCAG atgattgatttaattagCCCGAAAGATCCATCACGAATAATGTTATCGGATCTGAAAAAATGTCGATTAACACCAATATTTTTTGATACATTCTTTAATCTGGAAAAATATCTTGATCATGAACAACGTGATCCATTCGCATCACAACGTGATGAAGATGGTGTCTCAATGTCCGATTGGGATCGTTATGCTGCTGAAGAATATGAATTATTAGTGGCCGAAGAAAGTGCACAAAATCA TAATTATTATCGTGCAAAAGCTTTGATCCACAATAATTTCATCCAATATCATCAAGAACCACATGTTGATTATattaatcatgatgatgatgctgatgacgAAGAAGATAATCGTGAATctgatgaatttgttgatgcTGGTGATggagatgatgaagatgatgtattcgaatcgaatgaatcggAAGAAGATTTTAGTACGACtagtggtgatgatgatgttgatatggCTAATGATGGTCGTGTATATTTAGTTATCGAGCCGACAATAAATCGTTTGAATCGAAACTTGGACAACAAATTCTCtgataatcataaatcaGATGAATCTATCAAAATTGATACGAATAACAACTGTACGATTGATGAAGAAACCACCTCTGTTgtcgataaaaatgatgatgatttcgtcGGAAATCTAGGTAAAGAATTCTATGAATAtatacaaaatgaatttgaaactgACCACTGTTCATCACGtgccattcattttgatcaacgATCTatcaacaatcacaatcataaTCGACCAACGATGATTGTCAAACCAATCAAATTGGTAAAATTAGATCCAATCAATAGCCATGATATTGTTCAACGACATTCGATccatgaacaacaaatgaaaactgCAGAGATTTTAAAAATcactaatgataatgatgattttttctaa
- the LOC124494420 gene encoding uncharacterized protein LOC124494420 isoform X5, translating to MMIMINEIRTAIVIIIVVIIVVVVFFRNFVREDRRQRQVDDNGNSSVKNHLNLRQQRSISSTKPTITTTSDTDELEKLALALVAESSHHNNNDNNANPLSPSIDYPSNGRKILLKKSQADLLRQQQQNGNLNYSESNRSSSPTPYLSTNRDGVVQSRLLRFSNNQNPQPSSNTLSSSLKSDELLQRKRCLSPTSIQNNNGNENPDHHRHQIVFGISPKSSSLARYKNLIESRSETSSPIQLNFATGIDLHNLNIELENRPHDNDLTRNTISSGSSSSNIKSNNHYTTLTSNRKQNSLDDTMMATAMMMSTTNDTSLDTSHFIGKNRDSSSSGGGGGKIHAKILENIHGNYSTRRNMEEYHDNIGTDVIDTSKEKSSSTSSSSSSITTDKSSKSSYLSSLSYNVGNSSGGSNGINSSGGGGIITAKSRQFHHNPQQQPSSSLVVVDSSKTSDPLLDFVARNQEFNNNNRHHLGTSSSSSSSYHSPLNVINEDHYRKNTNDDSDNSNNNNNNKNNESSNLLTSNTIDLFIKENEKFFQSGGHRLSRSLGLIENEKDSESSLSSFDHYLNDEMKYLQTENSKMSSSSSSTTTTTTTTSTTKSSLTDDEKALLHETLKVGQLYSASSSSSSSSQSSTGSGSDSSSDNEKNSQSSSSIQQQQQKKRIIFVSKPAPKPEPKPEPKYVNGKMVFGQVHVQQRHQHHGLQKGSVAERVMLFEKCPEKTSVTKHKLTELQRNRITSPNKIGNWMKFTETQAVLPQNDTTKIGRNLKIADDLNNVVGGEDSGNNNNLQPVSSTSTTTTSASSVKSLTKNKIHHKEDEPKSPPTIASIPTFRRFSRTNSGILPGQLPRFYYPLGRPYSSNEVESQIKRIVSIFDRFPNRNVTVKEFGNVLKLCGIPVYWKEPLFRSILADAKNSSMANGSCGGSNNSIIRRSNSIDHSSNNGKNGIIANGTTMSNGSSSSKKEYITCDQFTNYWKKLISICYDDSSRFIKIMTQGRRNFIIPEDFEPLIQDVIDTHPGLLFLKEAEEFHSRYVHTVIARIYYCVDKTWSGTITLPELKKSNLLRVIHLLEEEDDINQITEYFSYEHFYVIYCKFWELDQDHDLFISKYDLSRHNDSAISSRMIDRIFSGAVTRTTTTSRGSRNNNQMSYTEFVWFLLADEDKRHPRAIEYWFRCMDLDGDGCLSFYELEYFYNEQVKRMESAGIEALPFTDCLCQMIDLISPKDPSRIMLSDLKKCRLTPIFFDTFFNLEKYLDHEQRDPFASQRDEDGVSMSDWDRYAAEEYELLVAEESAQNHNYYRAKALIHNNFIQYHQEPHVDYINHDDDADDEEDNRESDEFVDAGDGDDEDDVFESNESEEDFSTTSGDDDVDMANDGRVYLVIEPTINRLNRNLDNKFSDNHKSDESIKIDTNNNCTIDEETTSVVDKNDDDFVGNLGKEFYEYIQNEFETDHCSSRAIHFDQRSINNHNHNRPTMIVKPIKLVKLDPINSHDIVQRHSIHEQQMKTAEILKITNDNDDFF from the exons atgatgattatgatcaatgaaatcaGAACAGCCatagtaatcatcattgtcgtcatcattgtagtcgtcgttttttttcg GAATTTTGTACGTGAAGATCGACGACAAAGACaagttgatgataatggtaattcATCGGTCAAAAATCATCTTAACTTGAGACAACAACGTTCTATTTCGTCAACGAaaccaacaataacaacaacatctgATACagatgaattggaaaaattggcATTAGCTTTAGTGGCTGAATCTagtcatcataataataatgataataatgctaatccattatcaccatcaattgattatccATCAAATGgacgaaaaattttattaaaaaaatcacaagCTGATTTattacgacaacaacaacagaatggTAACCTAAATTATTCtgaatcaaatcgatcatcatcaccaacaccaTATCTAAGTACAAATCGTGATGGTGTTGTACAATCACGATTATTACGTTTTtcgaataatcaaaatccaCAACCGTCATCGaatacattatcatcatcattgaaatctgATGAATTATTACAACGGAAACGATGTTTATCACCGACATCGatacagaataataatggtaatgaaaatcctgatcatcatcgtcatcaaattGTATTTGGCATTAGTCCTAAATCAAGTTCACTTGCAag ATATAAAAATCTTATCGAATCACGAAGtgaaacatcatcaccaatacaattgaattttgctACCGGAATCGATTTACATAATTTAAATATTGAATTAGAAAATCGACcacatgataatgatctaACTCGTAATACCATATCATccggatcatcatcatcgaatataaaatcaaacaatcattataCAACATTGACATcgaatagaaaacaaaattctctAGATGATACAATGATGGCAACGgctatgatgatgtcgaCGACAAACGATACATCATTGGATACGAGCCATTTTATTGGCAAGAATCGtgatagtagtagtagtggtggtggtggtggtaaaatTCATGCaaaaatattggaaaatattcatggaaattattcaacaagGAGGAATATGGAGGAATATCACGACAACATTGGTACCGATGTTATTGACAcaagcaaagaaaaat CTTCTTCaacttcttcttcttcttcttcaattACCACCGACAAATCTTCTAAATCTtcttatttatcatcattatcgtatAATGTCGGCAACAGTAGTGGTGGCAGTAATGGTATTAACAGtagtggtggcggtggtatAATAACAGCAAAATCTAGACAATTTCACCAtaatccacaacaacaaccatcatcatcattagttgttgttgattcatctAAAACATCGGATCCATTGTTAGATTTTGTGGCAAGAAATCAAGagtttaataataataatcggcATCATCTTGGtacatcctcatcatcatcatcatcatatcattccCCTTTGAATGTAATAAATGAAGATCATTATCGAAAGAATACGAATGATGACAGCGacaatagcaacaacaacaacaacaacaagaataatgaatcatcaaatctactaacatcaaatacaattgatttatttataaaagaaaatgaaaaattttttcagaGTGGTGGTCATCGTTTATCAAGAAGTTTAGGTTTaattgaaaacgaaaaagattCAGAATCATCTCTATCgtcatttgatcattatttgaatgacgaaatgaaatatttacaaactgaaaattcaaaaatgtcatcatcatcatcatcaacaacaacaacaacaacaacaacatcgacgacaaaatcatcattaactgatgatgaaaaagcaTTATTACATGAAACACTTAAAGTTGGCCAATTATATagtgcatcatcatcgtcatcatcatcatcacaatcatcaacaggtTCCGGTTCAGATAGTTCATCtgataatgagaaaaattcacaatcatcatcatccatacaacaacaacaacagaaaaaacgtATAATATTTGTATCGAAACCAGCACCAAAACCTGAACCAAAACCAGAACCAAAATatgtaaatggaaaaatggtATTTGGACAGGTACATGTCCAACAGCGGCATCAACATCATGGCCTACAAAAAGGTTCGGTAGCTGAACGTGTTAtgttatttgaaaaatgtcCAGAAAAAACATCCGTAACGAAACATAAACTGACTGAATTACAACGTAATCGTATAACAAGTCCAAATAAGATTGGTAATTGGATGAAATTTACGGAAACACAAGCTGTG ttaccACAGAATGATACAACGAAAATTGGTAGAAATCTGAAAATAgctgatgatttgaataatgttgttggCGGGGAAGATtctggcaacaacaacaatcttcaACCTGtctcatcaacatcaacaacaacaacatcagcatCTTCTGTAAAATCtttgacaaaaaataaaattcatcataaagAAGATGAGCCAAAATCTCCGCCAACTATCGCATCGATACCAACATTTAGACGTTTTTCACGTACAAATTCTGGCATATTGCCCGGACAATTGCCTCGTTTCTATTATCCACTTGGACGGCCATATTCATCCAATGAAGTTGAAAGTCAAATTAAACGTATCgtatcaatttttgatcGTTTTCCAAATCGTAATGTTACGGTCAAAGAATTCGGTAATGTATTGAAATTATGTGGTATACCTGTTTATTGGAAAGAGCCATTATTTCGTTCAATATTGGCTGATGCGAAAAATAGTTCCATGGCCAATGGTAGTTGTGGTGGTAGTAATAATAGTATTATTCGtcgatcaaattcaatcgatcattcatcaaataatggCAAAAATGGTATCATAGCCAATGGAACCACAATGTCAAATGGCAGCAGTAGTAGTAAAAAAGAATACATTACTTGTGATCAATTTAcaaattattggaaaaa attaatttcaatatgTTACGATGATTCTAGTCGTTTCATAAAAATCATGACGCAAGGACGAAGAAATTTTATAATTCCTGAAGATTTTGAACCACTCATACAGGATGTAATTGATACACATCCAGGATTATTATTCCTAAAAGAAGCGgaagaatttcattcacgTTATGTGCATACGGTAATTGCAAggatttattattgtgtaGATAAAACATGGTCCGGTACGATAACATTAcctgaattgaaaaaatccaatcttTTAAGGGTGATTCATCTGCtggaagaagaagatgataTTAATCAGATAACTGAATATTTTTCCTATGAACATTTTTATGTGATATATTGTAAATTCTGGGAACTAGATCAGGATCATGATCTATTCATCAGTAAATATGATCTTTCTAGACATAATGATTCtg CCATCTCTTCACGAATGATTGATAGAATATTTAGTGGTGCTGTCACACgaaccacaacaacatctCGTGGTTcacgtaataataatcaaatgtcaTACACGGAATTTGTATGGTTTCTATTGGCCGATGAAGATAAACGTCATCCAAGAGCGATTGAATATTGGTTCCGTTGTATGGATTTGGATGGTGATGGTTGTCTTTCATTTTATGAATTAgaatatttttataatgAACAAGTTAAACGTATGGAATCTGCCGGTATCGAAGCATTACCATTTACGGATTGTCTTTGTCAG atgattgatttaattagCCCGAAAGATCCATCACGAATAATGTTATCGGATCTGAAAAAATGTCGATTAACACCAATATTTTTTGATACATTCTTTAATCTGGAAAAATATCTTGATCATGAACAACGTGATCCATTCGCATCACAACGTGATGAAGATGGTGTCTCAATGTCCGATTGGGATCGTTATGCTGCTGAAGAATATGAATTATTAGTGGCCGAAGAAAGTGCACAAAATCA TAATTATTATCGTGCAAAAGCTTTGATCCACAATAATTTCATCCAATATCATCAAGAACCACATGTTGATTATattaatcatgatgatgatgctgatgacgAAGAAGATAATCGTGAATctgatgaatttgttgatgcTGGTGATggagatgatgaagatgatgtattcgaatcgaatgaatcggAAGAAGATTTTAGTACGACtagtggtgatgatgatgttgatatggCTAATGATGGTCGTGTATATTTAGTTATCGAGCCGACAATAAATCGTTTGAATCGAAACTTGGACAACAAATTCTCtgataatcataaatcaGATGAATCTATCAAAATTGATACGAATAACAACTGTACGATTGATGAAGAAACCACCTCTGTTgtcgataaaaatgatgatgatttcgtcGGAAATCTAGGTAAAGAATTCTATGAATAtatacaaaatgaatttgaaactgACCACTGTTCATCACGtgccattcattttgatcaacgATCTatcaacaatcacaatcataaTCGACCAACGATGATTGTCAAACCAATCAAATTGGTAAAATTAGATCCAATCAATAGCCATGATATTGTTCAACGACATTCGATccatgaacaacaaatgaaaactgCAGAGATTTTAAAAATcactaatgataatgatgattttttctaa